A DNA window from Christiangramia salexigens contains the following coding sequences:
- a CDS encoding pyridoxal phosphate-dependent decarboxylase family protein, with protein MHTIDMDLVEMTLDVMKYTIDRISNVTPELGSPKKEEDLLRIVGETITPEGIGGENAFQLFRDVLVKATVPIDHPRHLAFVPAAPTRAAIMFDLVTSASSIHGAYWMEGAGGIFCENQAMKWLVSLTKLPEGAFGVFTSGGTAANLSALVTAREEWRETYPECAKERGLLLASTGAHSSISSMAKVMDADIQLIESDNEYMCGKELQEAISKLNEKDRKRLFAVVATGGTTNAGIIDELDSIAEVCKKENIWFHVDCAYGGGALAANSVRHLFNGIEQADSITIDPHKWLFSPYDCGAVIYKDLELAKKAHSQKGAYLEIFKDEGAQGFNPADYQIQLTRRLRGMPLWFSLAMHGTNKYKEAIERGIELAKLAEQKVKSNENLELVRPSSLSVVLFKRNGWSAEDYRDWTYKNHREGFALVTPSLWKGESVIRFCFINPDTTEKDIDMILETLN; from the coding sequence ATGCATACCATAGATATGGACCTGGTGGAAATGACGCTGGACGTTATGAAGTACACCATAGACCGAATATCGAATGTAACACCAGAGTTGGGATCACCTAAAAAAGAGGAAGATCTGCTGAGAATAGTAGGTGAAACGATTACACCTGAAGGTATTGGCGGAGAGAATGCATTTCAGCTTTTTAGGGACGTACTGGTAAAGGCGACGGTTCCAATAGACCATCCAAGGCATTTGGCATTTGTACCTGCGGCTCCTACCAGGGCGGCAATCATGTTTGACCTTGTTACTTCGGCATCAAGTATCCACGGCGCTTACTGGATGGAAGGAGCAGGCGGAATATTCTGTGAGAATCAGGCAATGAAGTGGTTGGTTTCTCTAACAAAATTACCTGAAGGAGCCTTTGGTGTATTTACCAGTGGAGGTACGGCCGCAAATCTTTCTGCTTTGGTCACAGCCAGGGAAGAATGGAGAGAAACCTATCCGGAATGCGCCAAAGAAAGAGGGTTGCTGCTTGCTTCAACTGGAGCACACAGTTCTATTTCTTCCATGGCAAAGGTTATGGATGCCGATATTCAGCTTATAGAATCGGATAATGAATATATGTGTGGCAAAGAGCTTCAGGAAGCTATTTCTAAACTTAATGAAAAAGATAGAAAAAGGCTGTTTGCTGTTGTAGCCACCGGAGGAACTACCAACGCCGGGATTATAGACGAACTCGATAGTATTGCTGAAGTTTGTAAAAAAGAAAATATCTGGTTCCATGTAGATTGTGCATATGGAGGTGGAGCCCTGGCGGCCAATTCCGTTAGACATCTGTTTAATGGTATAGAGCAAGCAGATAGTATTACGATAGACCCTCACAAATGGCTGTTTTCCCCATACGATTGTGGTGCTGTTATATATAAGGATCTGGAACTTGCTAAAAAAGCACATTCCCAGAAAGGAGCATATCTGGAGATCTTTAAAGATGAAGGAGCGCAGGGATTCAACCCTGCCGATTATCAGATCCAGTTAACCCGAAGGTTGCGCGGGATGCCGTTATGGTTCTCTCTGGCTATGCATGGCACCAATAAATATAAAGAAGCGATTGAGCGGGGAATAGAGTTAGCTAAGCTTGCAGAGCAGAAAGTGAAGAGCAATGAAAATCTTGAATTGGTAAGGCCATCGAGTCTTTCTGTAGTATTATTTAAACGGAATGGATGGTCTGCTGAAGACTACAGGGACTGGACCTATAAAAACCATCGGGAGGGATTTGCACTTGTAACGCCTTCGCTCTGGAAAGGTGAAAGTGTGATCAGATTCTGTTTCATAAATCCCGATACTACCGAAAAGGATATAGATATGATCCTGGAAACCCTGAATTAG
- the bshC gene encoding bacillithiol biosynthesis cysteine-adding enzyme BshC, with translation MPTDCISYSETNYFSNLILDYLSQKSELREFYQHFPSLENFELQISEKEQNYDQSIRKDLVNVLEEQYSNIEVSDLTKQNFELLRSENTYTITTGHQLNLFTGPLYFLYKIVSTINLAGRLKDKYPNKNFVPVYWMATEDHDFAEINYFNLHGKKFNWNSNDKRAGEGAVGTLSTEGLDEVYKLFAAEIGGGENADYLKEIFKKAYLEHDKLSDATRFIADKLFGKYGLVILDAQHPSLKKHFSDQVKNELFEKVSHKSTSGTVERLNEKGYNIQVNPREINLFYLTDDYRERIIEKDGNFYVHEKEIFWTKDEILKELKDHPERFSPNVMLRPLYQEVILPNLCYIGGGGELAYWLELKSYFDTEKITFPILLLRNSALIQTEKQNKKREKLDISIPELFLKQHELINRKVRKISNIDIDFSPQKEHLVAQFQGMYELAEQTDPTFLGAVKAQEVKQLKGLENLEKRLLKAQKRKLKDEVERIANLQNELFPNKSLQERQDNFSEYYAEYGQGLIEKLIQNLDPLESNFKILTFGQE, from the coding sequence ATGCCAACCGATTGTATTTCGTATTCCGAAACCAATTATTTTTCAAATCTAATACTGGACTATCTTTCTCAAAAAAGTGAATTAAGGGAATTTTATCAGCATTTTCCCAGTCTGGAAAACTTCGAACTGCAGATATCCGAAAAAGAACAGAACTATGATCAGTCCATTCGTAAAGATCTGGTTAATGTTTTAGAGGAGCAGTATTCGAATATTGAAGTTTCGGATCTTACTAAACAGAATTTTGAACTTTTAAGGTCTGAAAATACATATACCATAACAACCGGGCATCAGTTAAACCTGTTCACCGGGCCGTTATACTTTTTATATAAGATCGTCTCTACCATAAATCTTGCAGGCAGGCTAAAGGACAAATATCCCAATAAAAATTTTGTGCCGGTATACTGGATGGCCACCGAAGACCATGATTTTGCTGAGATCAACTATTTTAATCTACATGGTAAAAAGTTCAATTGGAATAGTAATGATAAACGAGCTGGAGAAGGAGCGGTTGGAACCCTTTCTACAGAAGGTCTTGATGAAGTCTATAAATTATTCGCGGCAGAGATCGGAGGGGGTGAGAATGCAGATTATTTAAAAGAGATATTTAAAAAGGCTTACCTGGAGCATGATAAGCTTAGCGATGCTACACGGTTTATTGCCGATAAGCTTTTCGGGAAATACGGACTTGTGATCCTGGATGCACAGCATCCATCATTAAAGAAACATTTTAGCGATCAAGTAAAGAATGAACTTTTTGAAAAGGTCTCTCATAAAAGTACTTCAGGTACTGTAGAGAGGCTAAATGAAAAAGGTTATAATATTCAGGTAAACCCCAGAGAGATCAACCTCTTTTATCTTACCGATGATTATCGGGAGCGAATTATTGAAAAAGATGGTAATTTCTATGTTCACGAAAAAGAGATTTTCTGGACAAAAGATGAGATATTAAAGGAGCTAAAAGATCATCCTGAGCGCTTTAGTCCTAATGTGATGCTGCGTCCATTATATCAAGAGGTGATCCTGCCCAATTTGTGTTATATAGGTGGAGGTGGAGAGCTGGCGTACTGGCTTGAGCTGAAATCTTATTTTGATACTGAAAAGATTACATTTCCAATTTTATTACTGCGAAATTCAGCTCTTATTCAGACTGAAAAGCAGAATAAGAAAAGAGAAAAACTTGATATATCAATTCCGGAACTTTTTCTGAAGCAACACGAACTTATCAATAGAAAGGTTAGGAAAATTTCAAATATCGATATAGATTTTTCTCCGCAAAAAGAACATTTAGTAGCTCAGTTTCAAGGGATGTACGAGCTGGCTGAACAGACAGACCCAACATTTCTTGGTGCTGTAAAAGCTCAGGAAGTAAAACAATTAAAGGGACTGGAGAATCTCGAAAAACGTCTTCTTAAGGCACAGAAACGAAAACTTAAGGATGAGGTAGAGCGCATTGCCAATCTTCAAAATGAGTTGTTTCCTAATAAAAGCCTGCAGGAAAGACAGGATAATTTTTCTGAATACTACGCCGAATACGGACAGGGTTTAATTGAAAAGTTGATTCAAAACCTTGATCCGTTAGAGTCAAACTTTAAAATTCTGACCTTTGGACAAGAATAA